A region from the Aphis gossypii isolate Hap1 chromosome 1, ASM2018417v2, whole genome shotgun sequence genome encodes:
- the LOC114128730 gene encoding leucine-rich repeat-containing protein 24-like has product MVLWTTAAVMMTMMMMMTTTMTTMTISSSPGCPAGCACKWKNGKQTVECVDKKVTSVTLALGIDPATQVLDISDNDLSAAGLPHDTFAAAGLSNLQRIHASRCNVYYVHDRAFRGLTNLVDLDLSGNCLRQVPTGAFAECPSLMKLSLSGNPIGRVPARAFRHLGQLTSLDLSGCGLTAVEAGAFTGLDGLDWLRLDDNLLTHVPGPRTLPARLHGIDLHRNDWQCDCRMVDMHRWLTDNRGVPMAEEPVCSGPAGYTDVPVSQVPEVDLACAPAAYPGAPPVQDVAEGVNVSFRCLVAATPVATVQWLYGDAPVYRHNASELITVDGNTTAELYVYNASVADAGAYACVAENRAGRARVNFTVTVRPLLAAGTVDDRSAPSQSSSATAGGGEAGDGRPLLYVGYAAAGSVALSATIAVLVAVRCRRMKRSGGGGGRTGGDSSSANKRRPAAPVADGYRTVSTTADKELCESAAGSPASARATSAATLVTVTTEAAAAATAGPTRIEEVVECNPDVVSDVKRAGWEIDFEQIVWAECPPATGYVSIQIPVQCGIECLGAYYATAAEAVAAGNRYGTAIRKQRRRAAVLTAAYDDTCTVVRTTAQGGYPKTTTGPGTIGTPAAAVAALPPTIVVDDPDANGGGGCGGVVVAPIISPPLPFRSADENEADKDDSIAL; this is encoded by the coding sequence ATGGTTCTATggacgacggcggcggtgatgatgacgatgatgatgatgatgacgacgacgatgacgacgatgaCCATCTCGTCGTCGCCCGGATGTCCGGCGGGGTGCGCGTGCAAGTGGAAGAACGGTAAGCAGACGGTCGAGTGCGTGGACAAGAAGGTGACCAGCGTCACGCTGGCGCTGGGCATCGACCCGGCCACGCAGGTGCTGGACATATCGGACAACGACCTGTCGGCGGCCGGGCTGCCGCACGACACGTTCGCCGCGGCCGGCCTGTCCAACCTGCAGCGCATCCACGCGTCCCGGTGCAACGTGTACTACGTGCACGACCGGGCGTTCCGGGGCCTGACCAACCTGGTGGACCTGGACCTGTCGGGCAACTGTTTGCGGCAGGTGCCGACCGGCGCGTTCGCCGAGTGCCCGTCGCTGATGAAGCTCAGTCTGAGCGGCAACCCGATCGGCCGGGTACCGGCCAGGGCGTTCCGGCACCTGGGCCAGCTGACCTCGCTCGACCTGAGCGGGTGCGGGCTGACGGCCGTCGAGGCCGGCGCGTTCACCGGCCTCGACGGCCTCGACTGGCTCCGACTGGACGACAACCTGTTGACGCACGTGCCCGGGCCGCGCACGCTGCCCGCCCGGTTGCACGGCATCGACCTGCACCGCAACGACTGGCAGTGCGACTGTCGCATGGTCGACATGCACCGCTGGCTGACCGACAACCGCGGAGTTCCGATGGCCGAGGAGCCCGTGTGCTCGGGTCCGGCCGGATACACCGACGTTCCGGTGAGCCAAGTGCCGGAAGTCGATCTGGCGTGCGCGCCGGCCGCGTATCCGGGCGCGCCGCCGGTGCAGGACGTGGCCGAGGGCGTGAACGTGTCGTTCCGGTGCCTGGTGGCCGCCACGCCGGTGGCCACGGTCCAGTGGCTGTACGGCGACGCGCCCGTTTACCGGCACAACGCGTCCGAGCTGATCACCGTGGACGGTAACACGACGGCCGAGCTGTACGTGTACAACGCGAGCGTGGCCGACGCCGGTGCGTACGCGTGCGTGGCCGAGAACCGGGCTGGCCGGGCCCGCGTCAACTTCACCGTCACCGTCCGGCCGCTCCTGGCCGCGGGCACCGTCGACGACCGTTCTGCGCCGTCGCAGTCGTCGTCGGCCACGGCGGGCGGCGGCGAGGCCGGCGACGGCCGACCGCTGTTGTACGTCGGTTACGCGGCCGCGGGCTCGGTGGCACTGTCGGCCACGATCGCCGTCCTGGTGGCCGTCCGTTGCAGGCGGATGAAACGGTCGGGCGGCGGAGGCGGCCGGACCGGCGGCGACTCGTCGTCGGCCAACAAGCGGAGGCCCGCCGCGCCCGTGGCCGACGGTTACAGAACCGTCAGCACGACGGCCGACAAGGAACTCTGCGAGTCCGCGGCCGGAAGTCCGGCGTCCGCGCGTGCCACTTCCGCCGCCACTCTGGTGACGGTGACGAcggaggcggcggcggcggcgacggcgggACCGACGAGGATCGAAGAGGTTGTCGAGTGCAATCCGGACGTGGTGAGCGACGTGAAACGAGCCGGTTGGGAGATCGATTTCGAGCAGATCGTTTGGGCCGAATGCCCGCCGGCCACCGGATACGTTTCCATACAGATTCCGGTGCAGTGCGGCATCGAGTGTCTGGGCGCGTATTACGCGACCGCCGCCGAGGCCGTGGCCGCGGGTAACCGGTACGGTACCGCGATCCGGAAACAGCGCAGGCGGGCGGCCGTGTTGACCGCGGCGTACGACGACACCTGCACGGTGGTGCGCACCACCGCGCAGGGCGGATATCCAAAGACGACCACGGGTCCCGGGACGATTGGCACGCctgccgccgccgtcgccgcaCTGCCGCCGACCATCGTCGTGGACGACCCGGACGccaacggcggcggcgggtgCGGTGGCGTCGTCGTCGCGCCCATTATCAGCCCGCCGTTGCCGTTCCGGTCAGCCGACGAAAACGAAGCGGACAAAGACGACTCCATCGCGCTGTAA